One part of the Caproiciproducens sp. CPB-2 genome encodes these proteins:
- a CDS encoding carbohydrate ABC transporter permease — protein sequence MNKRSKSGQSGLSAARAACYLVLAVLCFLCLFFFYMLLINASRNTYQIQQGFSFLPGKSFVVNLKNLLKNANIPVLSGIYNSLVVSALTALLASYFSALTAYGIYAYDFRFKKTAFTVILLIMMMPTQISAVGFVNQMQAMGLRNSLIPLFLPSIASPTVFFFMKQYLDSNMPMEIVEAARIDGSGEFHTFNTIVLPIMKPAVAVQAIFTFVTAWNNFFIPALLIDKADKKTLPILIAQLRSADFLKFDMGQVYMMVTIAIIPVIMIYLILSKYIVRGVALGGVKG from the coding sequence ATGAATAAGCGTTCTAAATCCGGCCAATCCGGACTTTCCGCCGCACGGGCCGCCTGTTATCTTGTTTTGGCCGTTCTCTGTTTTTTGTGCCTGTTTTTCTTTTACATGCTGCTGATCAACGCTTCCCGGAACACCTATCAGATTCAGCAGGGGTTCTCGTTTCTTCCGGGAAAATCCTTTGTCGTAAACCTGAAAAATCTTCTGAAAAACGCGAACATCCCCGTGCTGAGCGGTATTTATAACAGCCTTGTCGTCTCCGCGCTGACGGCGCTTCTGGCGTCCTATTTCTCGGCGCTGACCGCCTATGGGATTTACGCTTACGATTTCAGATTTAAGAAGACCGCTTTTACGGTTATTTTGCTGATTATGATGATGCCGACGCAGATTTCGGCGGTGGGCTTCGTCAATCAGATGCAGGCGATGGGGCTGCGCAATTCCCTGATTCCGCTGTTTCTGCCCTCCATTGCTTCTCCCACTGTGTTTTTCTTTATGAAACAGTACCTCGACAGCAATATGCCGATGGAAATCGTGGAGGCCGCGCGCATTGACGGCAGCGGCGAGTTCCACACCTTTAACACCATCGTGCTGCCGATCATGAAGCCGGCGGTGGCCGTACAGGCGATTTTCACCTTTGTGACCGCGTGGAATAACTTCTTTATTCCCGCCCTGCTGATTGACAAAGCTGACAAAAAGACTCTGCCCATCCTGATTGCGCAGCTACGCAGCGCGGATTTCCTCAAATTCGACATGGGGCAGGTCTACATGATGGTCACCATCGCGATCATTCCGGTCATCATGATTTACCTGATTCTCTCCAAATACATTGTGCGCGGCGTTGCGCTGGGCGGCGTAAAGGGATAA
- a CDS encoding GH1 family beta-glucosidase translates to MGFPENFIWGAATASYQIEGAPREGGKSDSVWDEFCRIPGAVFEGQTGDAACDHYHRFREDIAMMKQLGIRAYRFSFSWPRVLPDGTGEVNEAGMRFYEDLVEELLQNQITPYATLFHWDYPAVLQKQGGWLNPQSPLWFEQYAETIARRFKGKIHHYFTINEPQCFIGLGYGRGTHAPGLKLSAADNFLAVHHVLLAHGGAVRALREYGGPVSVGLAQCGRIFVSQTDRTEDAEAARRATFEVPGDYLDALFSVSLWSDPILKGEYPKDFLQKFPDVLPEISAEDMELIRQPIDFYGQNIYHSARVRAVKDGWEPVPFPVGMTKTAMNWPVTPECMYWCSKFLYEEYRKKIIISENGMSAHDAISLDGRVHDPNRIDYLRRYLRYLRMAVNEGIDVAGYFVWSLMDNFEWDSGYHERFGIIYVDYEAQQRIPKDSAYWYQKMIEQNGERL, encoded by the coding sequence ATGGGATTTCCTGAAAATTTCATCTGGGGCGCCGCAACCGCTTCCTACCAGATCGAAGGGGCCCCGCGGGAAGGGGGCAAAAGCGACTCTGTCTGGGATGAGTTCTGCCGTATTCCGGGCGCCGTTTTTGAAGGTCAGACAGGCGACGCCGCCTGCGACCATTATCACCGCTTCCGCGAAGATATCGCCATGATGAAACAGCTGGGCATCCGTGCTTACCGTTTCTCCTTCTCCTGGCCCCGCGTTCTGCCGGACGGAACGGGGGAAGTAAACGAGGCGGGCATGCGTTTCTATGAAGACCTTGTAGAGGAACTCCTGCAAAATCAGATTACACCCTATGCCACTCTTTTTCATTGGGATTATCCGGCCGTCCTGCAGAAGCAGGGCGGCTGGCTGAACCCACAGAGCCCGCTGTGGTTCGAACAGTATGCCGAAACCATCGCGAGACGATTTAAAGGCAAAATCCATCACTATTTTACCATCAATGAGCCGCAGTGCTTTATCGGACTGGGCTACGGCCGCGGCACGCATGCGCCCGGCCTGAAGCTTTCCGCCGCGGATAATTTTCTGGCGGTCCACCACGTCCTGCTGGCGCACGGAGGAGCTGTCCGCGCGCTGAGGGAATACGGCGGTCCTGTCAGTGTGGGACTGGCGCAGTGCGGGCGGATTTTCGTTTCGCAGACCGACCGGACCGAGGATGCCGAAGCCGCGCGGCGCGCTACCTTCGAGGTCCCCGGCGACTATCTTGACGCGCTTTTCAGCGTCTCCCTCTGGAGCGACCCGATCCTGAAGGGGGAGTACCCCAAGGACTTCCTGCAAAAATTTCCCGATGTACTGCCCGAAATCAGCGCAGAGGATATGGAGCTCATCCGTCAGCCAATCGATTTTTACGGGCAGAATATTTACCACTCCGCCCGCGTCCGGGCGGTGAAGGACGGCTGGGAGCCTGTGCCGTTCCCCGTGGGGATGACAAAAACGGCCATGAACTGGCCCGTAACCCCGGAATGCATGTACTGGTGCAGTAAATTCCTGTATGAAGAATACCGCAAAAAAATCATTATCAGTGAAAACGGGATGTCCGCCCACGACGCCATCTCCCTGGACGGGCGGGTACACGACCCGAACCGGATCGATTATCTGCGCCGCTATCTCCGTTATTTAAGGATGGCGGTAAATGAGGGTATTGATGTCGCAGGTTACTTTGTCTGGTCCCTGATGGATAATTTTGAATGGGATTCCGGTTATCACGAACGCTTCGGTATCATCTATGTCGATTACGAAGCACAGCAGCGAATCCCGAAGGACAGCGCTTACTGGTACCAAAAAATGATAGAACAAAACGGAGAGAGGCTCTGA